In a single window of the Pyrococcus sp. NA2 genome:
- a CDS encoding DUF996 domain-containing protein gives MGLGNAKIYGGVGGILSLIGPLAGSFGLILSIAGLVLVFLAVKTISDETGDERIFSLFLKAFISMVAGLIIFIIVIIATVGSFAFGMIGKGMMSPGNLMAVIGSILVGFLILWITYIIGTYFQKKSFELIAEYTGVNLFKTTGLVYFIGAILIIIGVGFLIILVGAILEIVSFFSLPEEAKKLETPVSP, from the coding sequence ATGGGCCTTGGTAATGCAAAGATATATGGTGGAGTTGGAGGTATCCTAAGCCTCATTGGACCATTGGCAGGCAGTTTTGGACTAATACTGTCAATAGCAGGACTAGTACTAGTATTTCTGGCAGTAAAGACAATAAGTGATGAGACGGGAGACGAAAGGATATTCAGCCTGTTTTTAAAAGCATTCATCTCAATGGTAGCTGGCCTAATAATATTCATAATAGTAATTATAGCAACAGTGGGATCTTTTGCCTTTGGAATGATTGGAAAGGGAATGATGAGCCCAGGAAACCTCATGGCGGTGATAGGATCAATTTTAGTAGGTTTCCTAATCTTGTGGATTACATACATCATAGGAACTTACTTCCAGAAGAAGAGCTTCGAGCTAATTGCCGAATATACAGGGGTTAATCTCTTCAAGACCACAGGACTCGTTTACTTCATAGGGGCCATTTTGATTATAATAGGAGTTGGATTCCTAATAATCCTAGTAGGAGCCATACTGGAGATAGTTTCATTCTTCTCGCTACCAGAGGAAGCTAAAAAGTTAGAAACTCCTGTATCTCCTTAG
- a CDS encoding DUF2284 domain-containing protein: MKVLEMREIKTEHIVISPRPVWKCRTCPMYGKRPSCPPHAPSWKEAKELFKHYKRALIIKFKVDMKNFETEKRKVLLWLLEEEKKLFRKGYYYALALFPGNCNLCDECTFESEGKCKMPEKVRPSIDAIGIELSSITNIRFEEPVLYGMILLE; the protein is encoded by the coding sequence ATGAAAGTGTTAGAAATGAGGGAGATCAAAACAGAACACATTGTCATTTCTCCAAGACCAGTATGGAAGTGTAGAACTTGTCCTATGTACGGAAAGAGACCAAGTTGCCCACCTCATGCTCCTTCATGGAAAGAAGCCAAAGAACTCTTTAAGCATTACAAAAGAGCTCTTATAATAAAGTTCAAGGTTGATATGAAGAATTTTGAGACTGAAAAAAGGAAAGTTCTATTGTGGTTGCTCGAAGAGGAGAAGAAGCTTTTCAGGAAAGGATACTATTACGCCCTGGCTTTATTTCCTGGGAACTGCAACTTATGTGATGAATGCACATTTGAAAGTGAAGGAAAATGTAAGATGCCCGAAAAAGTTAGGCCTAGCATTGATGCCATTGGCATCGAATTATCTTCCATAACAAACATAAGGTTTGAAGAACCGGTACTCTATGGCATGATATTGCTCGAATAA